One segment of Desulfovibrio sp. X2 DNA contains the following:
- a CDS encoding class I SAM-dependent methyltransferase, which translates to MQNAKKDFDKEAAAWDEVPARVKLADDVARAVREAVALAPSMDVLDFGCGTGLLTLRLQPHVGSVTGLDSSPGMLARLEEKVAELGIGNVRTALVDVSRGEAVPGRYDLIVSSMVLHHVEDVPGLLARLRPALAPGGSICLADLDSEHGLFHDDATGVMHDGFERAELRAMLEAAGFADVRDTTAATVTKPGADKVVRDFTVFLLTARAG; encoded by the coding sequence ATGCAGAACGCGAAGAAGGATTTCGACAAGGAAGCCGCGGCCTGGGACGAGGTCCCGGCCCGTGTGAAGCTGGCCGACGACGTGGCCCGGGCCGTGCGCGAGGCCGTGGCGCTCGCGCCGTCCATGGATGTCCTCGACTTCGGCTGCGGCACGGGGCTTTTGACCCTGCGCCTGCAGCCCCACGTGGGCAGCGTGACCGGCCTGGACAGTTCGCCCGGCATGCTCGCCCGGCTCGAGGAAAAGGTCGCGGAACTCGGGATCGGGAACGTCCGCACCGCGCTCGTGGACGTCTCCCGGGGCGAGGCCGTGCCCGGCCGCTACGACCTCATCGTGAGCAGCATGGTCCTGCACCACGTGGAGGACGTCCCGGGGCTCCTCGCCCGGCTGCGTCCGGCGCTCGCGCCCGGCGGCAGCATCTGCCTGGCCGACCTGGACTCCGAGCACGGCCTGTTCCACGACGACGCCACGGGCGTCATGCACGACGGCTTCGAGCGCGCCGAGCTGCGCGCGATGCTCGAGGCCGCGGGCTTCGCCGACGTGCGCGACACGACCGCCGCCACCGTGACCAAGCCCGGCGCGGACAAGGTGGTGCGCGATTTCACTGTGTTCCTGCTGACGGCCCGGGCGGGCTGA
- a CDS encoding DUF2231 domain-containing protein, with amino-acid sequence MDDKRTFSPEELARNDGSEGKPVYVAVDGKVVDLSESKLWKNGRHMNRHTAGGNMSEEIKAAPHGPELLERFPQIGVMQEEGQAAPKKRETKQNEADDQGLPAIVRRFPILKRHPHPMTVHFPIVFSLAAAGFTLLYLLTGAKTFDAGALDCLGANVLFTPVAIFTGLATWRFNYGTRFIRPVLVKLVLSPLLFLASLSAFIWRLGVPDILEAGAPGHLTYVWLVLALAPVVSIIGWFGAGLTFPSEK; translated from the coding sequence ATGGACGACAAGCGGACATTCAGCCCGGAAGAGCTGGCGCGCAACGACGGCAGCGAGGGGAAGCCCGTCTACGTCGCCGTGGACGGCAAGGTCGTTGACCTGAGCGAGAGCAAGCTGTGGAAGAACGGCAGGCACATGAACCGCCACACCGCGGGTGGGAACATGAGCGAGGAGATCAAGGCCGCGCCGCACGGACCGGAGCTTTTGGAACGCTTCCCTCAGATAGGGGTCATGCAGGAGGAGGGGCAGGCCGCCCCGAAAAAACGGGAGACGAAGCAGAACGAGGCGGACGACCAAGGACTCCCTGCCATCGTGCGCCGCTTCCCCATCCTCAAGCGCCATCCGCACCCCATGACCGTGCACTTCCCCATAGTCTTCTCCCTGGCGGCCGCGGGCTTCACCCTGCTCTACCTGCTCACCGGGGCCAAGACCTTCGACGCGGGCGCGCTCGACTGCCTGGGCGCCAACGTGCTCTTCACGCCCGTGGCCATCTTCACCGGCCTGGCCACCTGGCGCTTCAACTACGGCACGCGCTTCATCCGGCCCGTGCTGGTCAAGCTGGTGCTCTCCCCCCTGCTCTTCCTGGCGTCGCTCTCGGCCTTCATCTGGCGGCTCGGCGTGCCGGACATCCTGGAGGCGGGCGCACCGGGCCATCTCACGTACGTCTGGCTCGTCCTGGCCCTGGCTCCGGTGGTCTCGATCATCGGCTGGTTCGGAGCGGGACTGACCTTCCCGTCCGAGAAGTAG
- the ispG gene encoding flavodoxin-dependent (E)-4-hydroxy-3-methylbut-2-enyl-diphosphate synthase has product MLITAPTRRPTRAVRLGPYLIGGDNPIRVQSMCNTDTRDVPATLAQIARLAAAGCEIVRLAVIDEQAAEALAEIVAATDVPLVADIHFDHRLAVMAAEAGVKGLRINPGNIGGEEKVDRVVAAARAHGLPIRIGVNSGSVEKTLLARFGGPTPEAMVESALGHVAMLERRGFSEIKISLKSSSVTDTIAAYRLMSSRADYPLHIGVTEAGTLLRGSVKSAVGLGVLLADGIGDTLRVSLTHDPVAEMDVAWEILRSLNIRARGPEIISCPTCGRTEIDLIALASAVEERLRTVPEVFKVAVMGCVVNGPGEAREADIGVAGGRGKAVVFRKGEVVKSLRGSFDDLLAGFMAELDRFLEERTQSGI; this is encoded by the coding sequence ATGCTTATCACCGCTCCCACCCGTCGCCCCACGCGAGCCGTCCGTCTCGGGCCCTATCTGATCGGCGGAGACAACCCCATACGCGTGCAGTCGATGTGCAACACCGACACGCGCGACGTGCCCGCCACCCTGGCGCAGATCGCCCGCCTCGCCGCGGCCGGCTGCGAGATCGTGCGTCTGGCCGTGATCGACGAGCAGGCCGCCGAGGCCCTGGCCGAGATCGTGGCCGCCACCGACGTGCCCCTGGTCGCGGACATCCACTTCGACCACCGCCTGGCGGTCATGGCCGCGGAGGCCGGGGTCAAGGGGCTGCGCATCAACCCCGGCAACATCGGCGGCGAGGAAAAGGTGGACCGCGTGGTGGCCGCGGCGCGCGCGCACGGCCTGCCCATCCGCATCGGCGTGAATTCCGGCTCGGTGGAGAAGACGCTCCTCGCCCGCTTCGGCGGCCCCACGCCCGAGGCCATGGTGGAGAGCGCGCTCGGCCACGTGGCCATGCTCGAGAGGCGGGGCTTCTCGGAGATAAAGATCTCGCTCAAGTCCTCCTCGGTCACGGACACCATCGCCGCCTACCGGCTCATGTCCTCGCGCGCGGACTACCCGCTGCACATAGGCGTGACCGAGGCCGGGACCCTGCTTCGCGGCTCGGTGAAGTCGGCTGTGGGGCTCGGCGTGCTGCTCGCGGACGGCATCGGCGACACGCTGCGCGTCTCGCTGACGCACGACCCGGTGGCCGAGATGGACGTGGCCTGGGAGATCTTGCGCTCGCTGAACATCCGGGCGCGCGGGCCGGAGATAATTTCCTGCCCCACCTGCGGCCGCACGGAGATAGACCTCATCGCCCTGGCCTCGGCCGTGGAGGAGCGGCTGCGCACCGTGCCCGAGGTCTTCAAGGTCGCGGTCATGGGCTGCGTGGTCAACGGCCCGGGCGAGGCCCGCGAGGCCGACATCGGCGTGGCGGGCGGACGCGGCAAGGCGGTGGTCTTCCGCAAGGGCGAGGTCGTGAAGAGCCTGCGCGGCTCCTTCGACGACCTGCTGGCCGGATTCATGGCGGAGCTCGACAGATTTCTGGAAGAACGGACACAAAGCGGCATCTAA
- a CDS encoding pyridoxamine 5'-phosphate oxidase family protein, which yields MLETIRTLILSNDTCALATASDNQPHCSLMSYLPSADVGELYLLTSRSTKKYRNCLRNPSVSLLIDTRSRNANSAWAVSALTLEGESRQPATNEERERIKQEMVERLPHLARLAGHPDSEVLIVRLRSALLLDGVENSHFEAL from the coding sequence ATGCTCGAAACCATCCGCACGCTCATCCTCTCCAACGACACCTGTGCGCTGGCCACCGCATCCGACAACCAGCCCCACTGCTCGCTCATGTCCTACCTGCCCTCGGCCGACGTCGGAGAACTCTATCTCCTGACGTCGCGAAGCACCAAGAAGTACCGCAACTGCCTGCGCAATCCAAGCGTCTCCCTGCTCATCGACACGAGGTCCCGCAACGCGAACAGCGCCTGGGCCGTGTCCGCCCTGACGCTCGAGGGCGAGAGCCGCCAGCCCGCCACGAACGAGGAGCGCGAGCGCATCAAGCAGGAGATGGTGGAACGCCTGCCCCACCTGGCCAGGCTCGCGGGCCATCCGGACTCGGAAGTGCTCATCGTGCGCCTGCGCTCGGCCCTGCTCCTGGACGGCGTGGAGAACTCCCATTTCGAGGCGCTTTGA
- a CDS encoding ATP-binding protein, giving the protein MEKESGRRVDLARAVFEHAPVGLVLLSAGGRIRDVCREAAALLGLPGAELIGRRFDELLVAGDRERLAAHLAAAGLRERPTLEVLTLTGPADRVVRMHTTVLPPDAAEGEFLYHCALVDFTEQQRLEQELDSARREAEEASRAKNRFLANMSHEMRTPLNGILGLLELTLKTELTDVQRENLRMVRDSGRNLLTIINDILDITKIESGMMGLVPELFDLDRVLSTTARMFSIESRAKGLELRYVKSLETPQELYGDPVRLRQVLANLVGNAIKFTESGAVEIEAKPWPCPDDHENRACLLFEVRDTGCGIEKGLQASIFDSFAQADTSFSRRYQGAGLGLAICKRLVDLMGGEIWVESEPGKGSTFFFTAAFELARPAPLAAGTGAALGGIKLPSLRILLAEDNRVNQVFARRALEMEGHQVVCASSGKEALSALTRRGPFDLVLMDIQMPELDGVEATRLIRSDASGAFDPNVPIIALTAYAMKGDRDRFLQAGMNDYISKPFDTADLAEVIGRVMLRP; this is encoded by the coding sequence GTGGAGAAGGAGTCCGGACGGCGCGTCGATCTGGCGCGGGCGGTGTTCGAGCACGCGCCCGTGGGCCTCGTCCTGCTCTCGGCCGGGGGCAGGATACGGGACGTCTGCCGCGAGGCGGCGGCGCTGCTCGGACTCCCCGGCGCCGAGCTGATCGGCAGGCGCTTCGACGAACTCCTGGTGGCGGGCGACCGCGAGCGCCTCGCCGCCCATCTGGCGGCGGCGGGCCTGCGCGAGCGGCCGACCCTGGAGGTGCTGACCCTGACGGGCCCCGCGGACCGGGTCGTGCGCATGCACACCACGGTCCTGCCGCCCGACGCCGCGGAAGGCGAGTTTCTCTACCACTGCGCCCTGGTGGACTTCACCGAACAGCAGCGCCTGGAGCAGGAGCTGGACAGCGCCCGGCGCGAGGCCGAGGAGGCGTCGCGCGCCAAGAACCGCTTCCTGGCCAACATGAGCCACGAGATGCGCACGCCGCTGAACGGCATCCTGGGGCTCCTGGAGCTGACGCTGAAGACCGAGCTCACGGACGTGCAGCGCGAGAACCTGCGCATGGTGCGCGACTCCGGCCGCAACCTGCTGACGATCATCAACGACATTTTGGACATCACCAAGATCGAATCCGGCATGATGGGCCTCGTGCCCGAGCTCTTCGACCTCGACCGGGTGCTCTCCACCACGGCCCGCATGTTCTCCATAGAGAGCCGGGCCAAGGGGCTGGAGCTGCGCTACGTGAAGTCGCTCGAGACGCCTCAGGAGCTCTACGGAGACCCGGTGCGGCTGCGCCAGGTGCTGGCCAATCTCGTGGGCAACGCCATCAAGTTCACGGAGAGCGGAGCGGTGGAGATAGAGGCCAAGCCCTGGCCCTGCCCGGACGACCACGAGAACCGCGCCTGCCTGCTCTTCGAGGTGCGCGACACGGGCTGCGGCATCGAGAAAGGGCTGCAGGCCTCCATCTTCGACTCCTTCGCCCAGGCCGACACCTCCTTTTCGCGGCGCTACCAGGGCGCGGGCCTCGGGCTCGCCATCTGCAAGCGCCTCGTGGACCTCATGGGCGGCGAGATCTGGGTGGAGAGCGAGCCCGGAAAAGGCTCGACCTTCTTCTTCACCGCGGCCTTCGAGCTGGCCCGGCCCGCGCCCCTGGCCGCGGGCACCGGGGCGGCGCTCGGCGGGATCAAGCTGCCGTCCCTGCGCATCCTCCTGGCCGAGGACAACCGCGTGAACCAGGTCTTCGCCCGCCGCGCCCTGGAGATGGAGGGCCATCAGGTGGTCTGCGCCTCAAGCGGCAAGGAGGCCCTTTCCGCTCTCACGCGTCGCGGCCCCTTCGACCTCGTGCTCATGGACATCCAGATGCCCGAGCTCGACGGCGTGGAGGCCACGCGCCTCATCCGCTCGGACGCGAGCGGCGCCTTCGATCCGAACGTGCCCATCATCGCCCTGACAGCCTACGCCATGAAGGGCGACCGCGACCGCTTCCTGCAGGCGGGCATGAACGACTACATCAGCAAGCCTTTCGACACGGCCGACCTGGCCGAGGTCATCGGCAGGGTCATGCTCCGGCCCTGA
- a CDS encoding sensor histidine kinase: protein MKKRSDRPAENDRLRLIGLGERSLHKSYFPELKKRLEELERFRALLDNSSDMLFLVDAASGRIEDANETACARLGRTRAELLRMTMGDISEGAGGGFCLQPRADREAPFETAFHTSSMELIPVEMTFNFTREAEGADDTTAEGQDELRHCVIVARDVTRRKAMEDALRLTQHTMDSSNTPIFWLRQDGSLTYVNEAACRHLGYTRAELLALNLDEIDPDRPVHHWGEGEWNRMRAMGRRTFEARHRRKDGSIVPVEVQSDPVSFAGEEYHCAFVTDITERKQAEQRLQDSLREKETLLKEVHHRVKNNLQIVVSLLNLQMRDLTDQTILEPLRESASRVAAMALVHEQIYRSDTLSRVALDDYLGRLATQILKTFKSATVVSLEVRIPSVDVSLDKAIPLGLLVNEVLTNSLKHGFVGRDTGAITIRLAVRGGIIRLTMSDDGVGLPRGIRPDRLSSLGLQLVFSLARQLDGSIALKRSGGTTFSLTFPAEVDASF, encoded by the coding sequence ATGAAGAAGCGCTCTGATCGCCCAGCGGAAAACGATCGCCTGAGGCTCATCGGGCTCGGGGAACGCTCCCTGCACAAGAGCTATTTCCCCGAGCTCAAGAAACGGCTCGAGGAGCTCGAACGCTTCCGTGCCCTGCTCGACAATTCGAGCGACATGCTCTTCCTGGTGGATGCGGCCAGCGGCCGCATAGAGGACGCCAACGAGACGGCCTGCGCCCGCTTGGGCCGCACGCGCGCCGAGCTGCTGCGCATGACCATGGGCGACATATCCGAGGGCGCGGGCGGCGGATTCTGCCTGCAGCCGCGCGCGGACCGGGAGGCCCCGTTCGAGACCGCCTTCCACACCTCCTCCATGGAACTCATCCCGGTGGAGATGACCTTCAACTTCACCCGCGAGGCCGAGGGGGCCGATGACACGACGGCGGAAGGACAGGACGAGCTGCGCCACTGCGTCATCGTGGCCCGCGACGTCACCAGGCGCAAGGCCATGGAGGACGCCCTTCGCCTGACCCAGCACACCATGGACTCGAGCAACACGCCCATCTTCTGGCTGCGCCAGGACGGCAGCCTGACCTACGTCAACGAGGCCGCCTGCCGCCATCTGGGCTACACGCGCGCCGAACTGCTGGCCCTGAACCTCGACGAGATCGATCCCGACCGTCCGGTCCATCACTGGGGCGAAGGCGAGTGGAACAGGATGCGCGCCATGGGCAGGCGCACCTTCGAAGCGCGGCACAGGCGCAAGGACGGCAGCATCGTCCCTGTGGAGGTGCAGTCCGACCCCGTGTCCTTCGCGGGGGAGGAGTACCACTGCGCCTTCGTCACGGACATCACCGAGCGCAAGCAGGCCGAGCAGCGCCTGCAGGACTCCCTGCGCGAGAAGGAGACCCTGCTCAAGGAGGTCCACCACCGCGTCAAGAACAACCTGCAGATCGTGGTCAGCCTGCTGAACCTGCAGATGCGCGACCTCACTGACCAGACGATCCTCGAGCCGCTGCGCGAGAGCGCGAGCCGCGTTGCGGCCATGGCCCTGGTGCACGAACAGATATACCGCAGCGACACGCTCTCGCGCGTGGCCCTGGACGACTACCTGGGACGGCTGGCCACGCAGATACTGAAGACCTTCAAGAGCGCCACGGTGGTGAGCCTCGAGGTGCGGATCCCCTCCGTGGACGTGAGCCTGGACAAGGCCATTCCCCTGGGCCTTCTGGTCAACGAGGTGCTCACGAACTCCCTCAAGCACGGCTTCGTCGGACGGGACACGGGCGCCATCACCATCCGGCTCGCCGTGCGCGGCGGCATCATACGCCTGACCATGTCCGACGACGGCGTGGGACTGCCGCGCGGGATCAGGCCAGACAGACTCAGCAGCCTGGGACTGCAGCTCGTCTTCAGCCTGGCCCGGCAGCTGGACGGAAGCATCGCCCTCAAGCGTTCGGGCGGCACGACGTTCTCCCTCACCTTCCCCGCCGAGGTCGACGCCTCGTTCTGA
- a CDS encoding phosphoadenosine phosphosulfate reductase family protein — MAGSLAFLRTLAREHDPARTAVAFTGGKDSSVVLDLWRRALREERGGRAGDAPLLALSLDTGLKFPEVTRLRDEMAASFGARLVIARPAPGCVVGPGDGREACCRARKIEPLLASVRGLGLTLLLTGLRHDEHAARAGLGPLEPRTAPDHLRGHPILAWSEMDVWAYIMQARLPYCSLYDEGYRSLGCAPCTHVADGGERSGRDADKEARMAELRALGYF, encoded by the coding sequence GTGGCCGGAAGCCTCGCCTTCCTGCGCACCCTCGCCCGGGAGCACGATCCCGCGCGCACGGCCGTGGCCTTCACCGGCGGCAAGGACTCGAGCGTGGTCCTGGACCTCTGGCGCCGCGCCCTGCGCGAGGAACGGGGCGGACGCGCCGGTGACGCGCCCCTCCTGGCTCTCTCCCTGGACACCGGGCTCAAGTTTCCCGAGGTCACGCGGCTGCGCGACGAGATGGCCGCGTCCTTCGGCGCGCGGCTGGTGATCGCCCGGCCCGCGCCCGGCTGTGTCGTGGGGCCCGGGGACGGCCGCGAGGCCTGCTGCCGCGCGCGCAAGATCGAGCCCCTGCTCGCCTCGGTGCGCGGCCTGGGTCTCACGCTGCTGCTCACCGGGCTTCGCCACGACGAGCACGCGGCCCGCGCCGGGCTCGGCCCGCTCGAGCCCCGCACCGCCCCGGACCACCTGCGCGGCCATCCTATCCTGGCCTGGAGCGAGATGGACGTCTGGGCGTACATCATGCAGGCCCGGCTGCCCTATTGCAGCCTCTACGACGAGGGGTACCGCTCGCTCGGCTGCGCTCCCTGCACCCATGTCGCGGACGGGGGCGAGCGCTCCGGCCGCGACGCGGACAAGGAGGCGCGCATGGCCGAGCTGCGCGCCCTGGGGTATTTCTAG
- the ercA gene encoding alcohol dehydrogenase-like regulatory protein ErcA, with product MSGCLSELRKFVAPEFVFGQGASELTARYALNFEARRVLLVSDPGIMEAGWTAKVADNLRGAGVESVLFDAVSANPRDTEVMAGADVYRGRRCEAIVAVGGGSAMDCAKGIGVVTTNKAHILSLEGVDKVPVPGPPLICLPTTAGSAAEVSQFAIITDTTRKVKIAIVSKTMIPDTALLDPELTASMPPYLTACTGLDALTHAIEAYVSNASFAITDHFALASMRRVAANLLQAIAKPQDLTARSEMLLASLEAGLAFSNAILGAVHAMAHSLGGLFNLPHGECNALLLPHVVGYNFSACPKRFRDVGEALGLSLTGLPDEEARAVLVAGIEEIRRAAGVTRTLSDIGVRRSDLAQLAANAACDPCLLTNPRKASAKDLERIYEEAL from the coding sequence ATGAGCGGGTGTCTGTCGGAATTGCGCAAGTTCGTCGCCCCTGAGTTCGTCTTCGGCCAGGGGGCAAGCGAGCTGACGGCCCGCTATGCCCTGAATTTCGAGGCCAGACGCGTGCTGCTCGTCTCGGACCCCGGCATCATGGAAGCGGGCTGGACCGCAAAGGTGGCAGACAACCTGCGCGGCGCGGGGGTGGAGTCGGTGCTGTTCGACGCCGTATCCGCGAACCCGCGCGACACGGAGGTCATGGCCGGGGCCGACGTCTACCGCGGCCGCCGCTGCGAGGCCATCGTGGCCGTGGGCGGCGGCAGCGCCATGGACTGCGCCAAGGGCATCGGCGTGGTCACCACCAACAAGGCCCACATCCTCTCGCTCGAGGGGGTGGACAAGGTCCCGGTGCCCGGGCCGCCGCTCATCTGCCTGCCCACCACCGCGGGCAGCGCGGCCGAAGTCTCCCAGTTCGCCATCATCACCGACACCACGCGCAAGGTGAAGATCGCCATCGTCAGCAAGACCATGATCCCGGACACGGCGCTGCTCGATCCGGAGCTGACCGCGAGCATGCCGCCCTACCTCACCGCATGCACCGGCCTGGACGCCCTGACCCACGCCATAGAGGCCTACGTCTCCAACGCCAGCTTCGCCATCACCGACCATTTCGCCCTGGCCTCCATGCGCCGCGTGGCCGCGAACCTGCTGCAGGCCATAGCGAAGCCGCAGGATCTGACCGCGCGCAGCGAGATGCTCCTGGCGAGCCTCGAGGCCGGGCTGGCCTTTTCCAACGCCATCCTGGGCGCGGTCCACGCCATGGCCCACTCCCTGGGCGGCCTGTTCAACCTGCCGCACGGCGAATGCAACGCCCTGCTCCTGCCCCACGTGGTGGGCTACAACTTCTCCGCCTGCCCGAAACGATTCAGGGACGTGGGCGAGGCGCTCGGGCTGTCCCTGACCGGCCTTCCGGACGAGGAAGCGCGCGCGGTGCTCGTTGCAGGCATCGAGGAGATCAGGCGGGCCGCGGGCGTCACGCGGACGCTCTCGGACATCGGCGTGCGCCGCTCCGATCTCGCCCAGCTCGCGGCCAACGCGGCCTGCGATCCGTGCCTGCTCACGAACCCGCGCAAGGCCTCGGCGAAGGACCTCGAACGCATCTATGAAGAAGCGCTCTGA
- a CDS encoding proline--tRNA ligase: MRFSRLYAPTLKEAPRDAEVVSHKLLARAGYIRQLTSGIYTFLPLGLRALNKVADIVREEMVRAGAQEVLLPMVQPSELWKETGRWEFYGKELLRFHDRKDSEFCLGPTHEEVITDLVRNEVRSYRQLPLNLFQVQTKFRDEIRPRFGLMRCREFVMKDAYSFDRDDAGADVSYKGMYDAYTRAFRRLGLRFKAVEADSGSIGGNFSHEFMVLAATGEDTIAACTAEGCDYAANLEKAEAVCAEASAAEPCPPHRLVPTPGQHTVEEVAAFLGLPAAKILKTLLFDVDGAAVAALVRGDRELNEIKLKNALGATDVRLATPEQVEAWTKAPVGFAGPVGLSVSRLVADRELCGATGLVAGANAADAHLVDVDLARDAKVDLFADLRSVTEGDLCPRCRTALTLTKGIEVGHVFKLGLKYSKAMNATFLDEDGKERVMVMGCYGIGVSRIVAAAIEQNHDDDGLMMPPTIAPFEVALIALAGKDAAVAARAEDLCRELEAASLQVLLDDRDERPGVKFKDADLIGLPIQLVLGGKGLERGVIEAKCRKTGTKTELPLDGFAQAFAEFRADVWKSWGLARPGE; the protein is encoded by the coding sequence ATGCGTTTCAGCAGGCTCTACGCCCCCACGCTCAAGGAGGCGCCCCGCGACGCCGAGGTGGTCAGCCACAAGCTGCTCGCCCGCGCCGGCTACATCCGCCAGCTCACCAGCGGCATCTACACCTTCCTGCCCCTGGGACTGCGCGCCCTGAACAAGGTGGCGGACATCGTGCGCGAGGAGATGGTCCGCGCGGGCGCCCAGGAGGTCCTGCTGCCCATGGTCCAGCCCTCCGAACTCTGGAAGGAGACCGGCCGCTGGGAGTTCTACGGCAAGGAGCTGCTGCGCTTCCATGACCGCAAGGACTCCGAGTTCTGCCTCGGTCCCACGCACGAGGAGGTCATCACCGACCTCGTGCGCAACGAGGTCCGCTCCTACAGGCAGCTGCCCCTGAACCTCTTCCAGGTGCAAACCAAGTTCCGCGACGAGATCAGGCCCCGCTTCGGCCTCATGCGCTGCCGCGAGTTCGTGATGAAGGACGCCTACTCCTTCGACCGCGACGACGCGGGCGCGGACGTCTCCTACAAGGGGATGTACGACGCCTACACCCGCGCCTTCCGCCGCCTGGGGCTGCGCTTCAAGGCCGTTGAGGCGGACAGCGGCTCCATCGGCGGCAACTTCTCGCACGAATTCATGGTCCTGGCCGCCACCGGCGAGGACACCATCGCGGCCTGCACGGCCGAGGGCTGCGACTACGCGGCCAACCTGGAGAAGGCCGAGGCCGTCTGCGCCGAGGCGTCCGCCGCCGAGCCCTGCCCGCCGCACCGCCTGGTGCCCACGCCCGGGCAGCACACGGTGGAGGAGGTGGCCGCCTTCCTCGGCCTGCCCGCCGCGAAGATACTCAAGACGCTGCTCTTCGACGTGGACGGCGCGGCCGTGGCCGCCCTGGTGCGCGGCGACCGCGAGCTGAACGAGATCAAGCTGAAGAACGCCCTGGGCGCGACCGACGTGCGGCTCGCCACCCCGGAGCAGGTCGAGGCCTGGACCAAGGCCCCCGTGGGCTTCGCCGGGCCGGTCGGCCTTTCCGTCTCGCGCCTGGTCGCGGACCGCGAGCTGTGCGGCGCCACCGGCCTCGTGGCCGGGGCAAACGCGGCCGACGCCCACCTCGTGGACGTGGACCTCGCCCGCGACGCGAAGGTGGACCTCTTCGCGGACCTGCGCAGCGTCACCGAGGGCGACCTCTGCCCCCGCTGCCGCACGGCCCTGACGCTGACCAAGGGCATCGAGGTCGGCCACGTCTTCAAGCTGGGCCTCAAGTACTCCAAGGCCATGAACGCCACCTTCCTCGACGAGGACGGCAAGGAACGGGTCATGGTCATGGGCTGCTACGGCATCGGCGTCTCGCGCATCGTGGCCGCGGCCATCGAGCAGAACCACGACGACGACGGCCTCATGATGCCCCCGACCATCGCGCCCTTCGAGGTCGCGCTGATCGCCCTCGCGGGCAAGGACGCGGCCGTGGCCGCGCGGGCCGAGGACCTCTGCCGCGAGCTCGAGGCCGCGAGCCTGCAGGTGCTGCTCGACGACCGCGACGAGCGCCCCGGCGTGAAGTTCAAGGATGCCGACCTGATCGGCCTGCCCATCCAGCTCGTGCTGGGCGGCAAGGGGCTCGAGCGCGGCGTCATCGAAGCCAAGTGCCGCAAGACCGGCACCAAGACCGAACTGCCCCTGGATGGCTTCGCCCAGGCCTTCGCCGAATTCAGGGCGGACGTCTGGAAGTCCTGGGGGCTCGCGCGGCCGGGAGAATAG
- a CDS encoding DUF1003 domain-containing protein → MNDEDTKASADKTPGPRRALDHLRFHSPYGHLGSVFGNDWFALKAEAFARFFGTPLFLVAQTVIVGIWILLNVVGPYKFDVYPFILLNLAFSLQAAYAAPLILLAQTRQADRDKAHAEADAQHREDLANSMEKRQMQMSVQADQLLELLRQNTQLTEMVKDLSQRIEELTLEMHDRVVKQE, encoded by the coding sequence ATGAACGACGAAGACACGAAAGCATCCGCCGACAAGACCCCGGGCCCCAGAAGAGCCCTCGACCATCTGCGGTTCCATAGCCCGTACGGCCACCTCGGCTCCGTTTTCGGCAACGACTGGTTCGCGCTGAAGGCCGAGGCGTTCGCCAGATTTTTCGGCACGCCCCTCTTCCTGGTGGCCCAGACGGTCATCGTCGGCATCTGGATACTCCTGAACGTCGTCGGCCCATACAAGTTCGACGTCTACCCGTTCATCCTCCTGAACCTGGCCTTCAGCCTCCAGGCCGCCTACGCGGCCCCGCTCATCCTCCTGGCGCAGACGCGGCAGGCCGACAGGGACAAGGCGCATGCCGAAGCGGACGCCCAGCACAGGGAGGATCTCGCCAACTCCATGGAAAAACGCCAGATGCAGATGTCCGTCCAGGCCGATCAGCTCTTGGAACTGCTGCGGCAGAACACCCAACTCACGGAGATGGTGAAGGACCTCAGCCAGCGCATCGAGGAGCTGACCCTCGAGATGCACGACAGGGTCGTAAAGCAGGAGTAG